The DNA sequence gtgtttgctgtacATGATTTATTCagtggtgtttgtgttgtgtatgaAATAAGATTTCGAATGCGTCAACAAGGCTGTATCTGTGTCAAGCTGTCAGGAAGATAGGAagactgagacagagagatagagagatccTTCTGTTACCttcttttggcttttttgacaccgataaacagaaaaaaagatctttACACATAGatctaaattaattacaaatataagAAAGACTTGTTTGCATAAGTATTACCCCATTTAATATAAAACCGAAATCATCACTGGTGCAGGTAGTTACTTTTAGAAGTCAGATGATTAGTTAAACGGAGATCACCTGTGTGTAGTCCAGGTGTTTCAGTTGATTGTGGTATAAATACACCTGTATCTGGAAGGTCCAGGTTTTGTGGTGAGTCATTAATGTAGCAAAACCTCAACAATTAAGACAAAAGAACAATCCAAAAGGTGATTGAAAAGCACAAAGTCAGGAGATGATGGAAGAACATTTCCAAGTCACTGAACTATCCATTAGAGTCCAGTTAAATcattcattattatattataagaGAATGGTACTGCTGTAAATCTGCCTAGAGTGGACCGCCCTCAAAAACTGAGGGAGGGAGCAAGGAAATGAATTACAAGCTTCAGAGGCTCAGATTGGAGAGACAACAACAGTTGGGCATTTGCTTCACTAGTTGAAATTTTATTGGAGAGTCgcagagaaaaagaagcaaaaaaactaaagaaaacatCACGTTACTTCTTAACTATAGTTTGGCAGAAAGCATGTGGGAGACTCTGAAGTCAGCTGGAGGAAGGTTTATATTCGTAATGAATTCAGATCACTTTTTAgatatttgttttcactttgaaatAAAAGGGTGTTTTCTGCTGCTCAGAGTCAGAGAAGACACATAAGACACTTCTTTGATTCAATGCTATAAGACAATAGAACCTGAAAACTTCAAAGCGGGGGGGAATATGTTTCAAAGAGTAAGAAGCTTGTCTTGATAGGAGCTAAATGTCTAAAATCCAGGGATAAAACTCCTCTAAAGCTtatctttaaaatgtgaaatttagAGTGTGCCTGATAGAAAGCATACTCTAGCTGAGCAGAGTCATGCAAGGATAACccataaacaaatattttttaacaatctGGCTGTTTTTCTGGCAGCTGTTGTGCCTAATGATGATCAGAGCCCATTAATTCACAAAGATTTATTTACAGATGCCTTCAGGCTTATCAGGGCTATTACACTGTCAATACATGTACGTCATAAAATCTGTGTGTACTCCCTCTGGACATTATTCTTGTTTATGCTGGTGTGGCGAGCTGTCATTGCTGTGAGTTATGGGACTGAGAGCCCGCAGGGATGCTgatagcctgtgtgtgtgtgtgtgtgtgtgtgtgtgagtcagggTTGAGTgacgcagcagagagaaaacacaaaagagcGTTTGCCGTAGAGGAATAGAAAACCTGTAGCTGCCTCCTTGTTTTGCTCCCTATATTTATCATAAGGAAGCTGTTCAtgcacagaggaaagaaaagccTCGGTGACCTTCTATGTCATTCAACATGTGATTATCTAGTCTGATTGGTCTTTAAATGGAGTTCAGGATCCTCCCACACCAATGGAAAATTACcagcaaatgaaaaaataaactgttttctgtttcaggCTTCTTAATTTGCCACCAAAAGTTGAAGTGTTGTCAGTTTTAAATGTTGGAAGATAACTGGGATATTTGAGTCATAGTctgctgtgtcactgtgtgaCAAATAGAGTTAGAGGCAGATTTAACTGAGGAtatgagctaaaaaaaaaaaaaaaaaagttacggTGCATTGGTGCTACTGATTCAGTTATTATCTGTCCTATTCTGCATTATTCTAATGATCTACTGTAGGCTATCTaaaaataacatgataataatagAGTCACTCATTTCCTCACCAACCACTCTGTAACAACTACAAGACTGCCCTCCGCTGGTGAAACATCATATTACAACAAAGAAGGGAGAGAGTAAAGCTTGCATCAACTCTgagcatttatttgttttattctgaGTCACTACAAAGATTCCATCTTAAATTAAGCCTTACAGAGtgacaaatacaaacaatatgTACAGTGCATCGCTTTCATCAAGTAAACCATCATCGACTATGTGTGGACAGTGTGTCGATCATGAAGCTACAACAAAGACATTTGAGTTGCAGACAAACGAGCCTAACATCTTTCAAGTGGGTTCCAGGTGCATTTCAATTCTCCAGACCGAGAGGCAAGAGAAAAGTCAAGTTCAGTCCAAAAAGCTTCTACTCAGTCCACTGCAGGGTGAGTCATCAGCCCAAACCAGACGGAGGTTCTCAGTGTGGCGTGTGGAGGGGGCTCCAGTGAATATAATAATCTAGTACAACATAGcaaaaagtctgttttatttctattgaaTGTAGCTCAGTGTCATTTTAATATAAGACTGACTACTGATGAGTTATCCCAAATGctgaatgcatttaaaaaacaaacactgtattCATGTGTCTCACGCTCACTATGATCTTCAGTCTacattattcaatatttttccaTAAGGCATCCATATCAGCAGCTACAGGGAAAAGTTTGGCACTTGAGttgaatttgttttcatttttataaaaatatggagCAGTGATCACACAAAAGTGtttgaaacaaaaatgatttgtgGCAAAAAAATTTCTTCTAAGCAGCTCTTTTTGACCTGAAGGTCTCCATCAGAGTCTCCATCACATGATGATATCTTTTCAGTATGAATTAAATGCTTGACCCTTTTATGGATAAAGTGTGTTGGATATGTAGTTTGGGGGAGTTTTTATGGCAAACATATGATTAGCCATTGCTGATGTTTGGGCCTCTGTGACGTGAAGACGCCTGAGAACCTGCTGGTCTTTTCTCCAAGTGACGTTCCCCCTCTTTTGAACGCTTTGTCACACAGTTTTTCTGGGTGGAGTTCAGCCTGAATCATCTCCGCTGTTCTCGGACCCTCCCTTCAGGTTCTCCTCCGGTCCCTCCGCAGTGCCGCTGTccgactcctcctcctcaatgGCGGTGCGCGTGTCCGCGGAGGAGCACAGGGAGCTGATGCTGCTTTGCTCCGTGCACAGCGCGCACGCCAGCGGTGAGTGCAGCGCACCCTCGTAGTGGAGATGTCCAAAGTGGTTGTCTTGGTTACCGCAGAAAGGCAGGGACACCTGCACCGAGCACAGTCCCGACGCAGTGGCGGGAAAGGTGAGGCTGTGCTTCTTGGGAAGCGCGCCCCACTCTCGCTGCTCCTCCTCGTGCACCAGGCGCGTGAAAATGTTGATCCtcctcttttccctcctcttgGAACGGAAGTAGCCCAGCATTATACCACAGAGGAAGACCCCGTAGAAAGACATGACTATTAATATGTACAGGTACGCGTTCCCGTCGCTCTTGTCCGCCTGGGAGCCAGCGGCgctctgtgtgtgcaggaaGAGGCGTTTGGAGGGTTCTGTGGAGTTTTCCAGGCGCTCCATTTCTTCAGAGCAGCCTACGTAGATGACCTAGATGATGCActgaaaaaagataaagaagtataaacataaatatgtttcaCGGTTCTCACTCTTTGCGCGCAATTTACGCACAAGGTTCAAATTACTAGTTAGTGGAGTATTGCTATACAAGTTTTTACAGATTACtgaaaaacttgaaaaatgtgtATAGAGTCATTGTTCATTTACAACTATGTCACTACAGACAAAAATTGTTTGCAGGCTCTTCATGCGTAACTGATGATGAAATGTCATCACGAGCGTCAATTAAGGAGGGCAAAACGTAAAACCTGCAATGGAAagcaataaacaaacaaacgaatAAAAAAAGTTACATCTAGACCACTGACAAAGTATTCCTCAGTACCTCACTTTGCTAGAAGGTTTTGCAAATGTGCACACAGTTTAGCATTTATTACCAGTATATTATAGATAAATTTCCATCAGGATACTTGATTTAACAGCCTCTCATTCTctgacatttataaaaatacattcttGACTTTTCTTTATAGTTATATCATCTGTCAGTTCCATGTGTATATTTAAGGGCATCTTTGTACTTTTTGTGTTACAGAAAACACTTTCCAGTAGTTTATAAAAAGTTACTTAATATCTGCATAAAGTGATTTAGTTAATATAAAACAGCAATctataaacaataataactaTGTCAGGAATTATCAACTCACCAAACTGAAGAGCTAAGTCTCTTGTGAAGCTTGTATCTTCTTGCGGCTCTTCTGGAGTTTGGCAGAACTTCTAAATGGCTGAAGATATTTATATAGAGACTCAGGAATGTCATGAGTCACGTGATGGAGCCTGATTGTAAGATGAGTCCTCTGTCTAAGCAAGCCCTGAAGGCAAAGAAACTCTGAGCatcttttaacatttatcatAGCTCTTGGGGATTATTACAAAGTCCTAAAATTCGCATGAGTATATTAGATTCACTAAACTTctaaaaaattgtttttttgtgtcatgttgAACAGAGAGAAATCCTGAGGGGATgtgatggaaaaacacatttgagaagaAACTACAACTGTTTAAAAAGTGGTTTTAGAAAAACCCCGGCAGTAAATTTCCACCAGCTAATGTTGTCATATTTTTGCGTGAGACTGAGATAAGACAAACCACAATCTAGTATCCGGTTAGCCTGCAAGATCCAGATTACAAGTTGTCATTTGAACTTTTCCAGAATATCAGTTTTTTTCAGCCCTCCATGCAGAacacaccaaacaaacaaaatctaatTATTCATTTCAGTAAATTGATCAATGCCACTATTGTATGATTATATGCAATCAGTGTACAAATGATGCACAGAGAGATGGGCGCACATACACAATGATTCCATGAAGGAAAATGCATCCTTCTGGCAGATATTGTGCTCATTTTGTTTAGTctgaggggatttttttttttttttaaaaaaacactccagCAAAATTCTGTATTAAATCTAGGGGGTTTAGAAACATCCAAAAAGAGATAAAATCCTCCAGCTGCGTCATACATGGAACACTAACTTTGTGATGGATGCCTTTTTCCCTGGGATTACAGAAAACAAAGCTAATTTAGATGTAAAAGCTCAAACAGAGCCAAAAGCTCATTAGCTTAAATAAGCATCTGATTCACATGCATgctctttaatttacatttacattagcATTTGATTTAACTTCTCACACAATTTTTGTCACTCTAATAGGgtggctgtttttcttttaaaaatgtgatctGCAAACGCCTGATCTAATAAGATGATAGTCTAACTGAACTCCTCCCTTTTCACCAGCTGAGTAACAATCGGTCAGCACTGGGAATTCACACCTCAAATCTGTAATAAATGGTGAGCACTGACGATTGAATTGGATTAAATTGCAGTAAGTCATGATTATTATTGAATCAGTGAGGGATGATTTCACTCATTTCCTCTGCTTCAGCTGGGAAGTtcagacataaataaacatcatcatctttctgtcttttggTCACGTCAGTTTCACACCCGATGAGGCACTGATATCCTGActacaaaacaattattaataACAAATTGATTAGAGGTGAGTGCGGCAGAAataacaaatatgtttttccaaTAAAATACTTAGACCAAACACAATCTTTATTTACTTCATTCGAGTATTTTCCAAAAgcaaattacaaataaatagtTGGATGTACTTATGTTACAAGGCAGGGTCTCCATTTAGAGAGATAGTTGAGCTCCAAAACTGGTCTATGATAATAGATATaattaaatatcattaaaataaaggATTTACATTTGCTTCATGAACTGATCACAGCTCCACATACATGTATGTACAAGTCAAGATCAAATCAGCCAGGAATTAGAAAGGCGTGACACAGAATCACAAGAAAAGGCAACAAGTGTCACATTATGAGGGATGCTGGGACCATGTTTGTGCTGTGTATGGACATGATGAGTCACACACTCAGTCATACTCATACAGatgacaaaaaatatgtaaCAAAGCATTAAACTGGTGATGACAGTCCTGCAAAATGAATTttaaccatacacacacacagaagtcgCATGTGCAAAAGTCTGCCAATTCTTCAACCAGTGCACCCACGCACATTGAAAAAGCTTTATTTGAATCCTATCTGTAATCGACTGCCTTATTCGGACAGCAatgatacattttcatattgcaCTATGATTTATCAAATATGACAATGACGACACAGTAATTTCATCTGTAATACAAGCAAgtaaatgtgcatttttgtgcACACTGTGGTCTGTACAGCACATAGAAGAGTATATTCTATCACTGTATGAAAATTGAATAAACTAAACAACAAtgcatctttgttttttatcttttaaataagTCTGTTAGGTGcattttcctgaaaaaaaaggagcaacAGTCTCACTGTTGacaatgaaaagataaaaattgTTAGACCAGATATGACCTCAGCAGTCTTACCAACCTGCTTGCATTTGCCCTCAAATGACTTTGTGCTTTTTGGAATCAAGATGTGCTGGTGTGAGAGACGTCCCACGAGCCTGGGAGTCAGAGTCTGACCGCGGGtgggaaataaaataaaccattCACAGAACTCAAAACATGTGAGGAAAAAGCTAAACCATCTCCTGACCTGCAGGAAAGACAACTTAAGAAAAGATTTAGGGATGTACATAATCAATCTGGAGTTTTGTGGATGAGCACAAAGCAACAAGGCAACAACCCTGTCTAGCTGACCTGAGCTTCTGCTGTGGCACTCAGACAAGAGTTCAACAGACATCAGCTAAAACACGATCTGTTTCATAACTCACATCTGGAACAATAAAGATCTCCACAAAGAGGTCACACACCTAGacgaaaaaaagggaaaaggcaGCAATAAAAAGGGATCTTCTTGTTCTCCTTAATATTTCTCCATTTAAGCactttttatgtctgtttatgGTTACAAATTCAAGTAAAAGCCGTTTCCATTGTGGAATTGTTTAATATGTGCACAGTAAAGGGAGAAATTGCAACCCAGCTTTTCTGTTGATGGGGCAGAAGAAAGGGGGGAGGAGTGAGAGAGTATTGGGAGTGTTTCAGAGTCAAGTGTTGGTCTGGTCTGTGCTTTGACAATGAACAATGCTGTGCTGGTCTTTGTCATTATTTCCCACCGTACATTCTCTCTATGTCGTTCTGGTAATGTGTTTTCAGCTCTTTGCGTTTGAGCTTGAATGCGTCAGTCACTAATCCTGTCTCGGGAGTCCATGGGTCTGGACTCAGACGGATCTTGCGAGGGATCTCAAAGCGCTCTAGCTGGGCTgcaacagaagatgaaacatGAACGTTTAAGTCAACCCTAAAAAGTTCCAACAGTGTAAAACCTGAACCCTCCCCATGTCTGGAGCTCTTCCTACCTGCTAGAGCAGCCTCAGTGATGACCTTGAGGACCAGCTCCTCCATGGCCTTGCTGTTGCACAGCTCCTCCCATGAGCCTTGGATACCATACTGGTTAGCCAGGGTCATGAAATGCTTCTGATTGGGCACCACAAAGCCAATCACGTATGTCTCATCACTGCAGAGTGACAGGAGATGACGAGAGGGGTGTCAAAGGGAAAGACAAAGACAGTGTAGTCTCGTGTGTGTTCATTCTAGCAGGCGGAATGTTGGGCCAAATAAGGTAATCGAGCACAAACATGCAGTAAATTTAAGCAACCATTTATCAGTTCTTCACCATCTGACACAATTTCCCTTATAAGGACACTGAAACAATACTGGAACTGAATGGAGCATGGAAAGATTGCAACCTCCAATATCACATTGAATATGAATACACATTTCAGGCTGCAGCGAGATGTTCAGATTCTGTGTCACAAAGGTCAGACGTGTAAGAAATTCATTCCACAACTTTCAAAATTAGTCATGATGTCATGTATGCACATTTAAGCTATTATCTCTCAAAAAGTTCTTTCTTGTGCTGCCAGCAAAAGCATTAAAGGTATTGTCAAGGTTGTCAAAGTGTGACACAATTTGGATTTATAAGGCAACTGTTCAATATTAAATTAGAAGTTGATAAGATAAAGTTGCATTAATTGATTGTTAaagccactagggggcagaggAATTACACAAGTTGACTGACATtgtattatcaccttataaagttgatatagTGAACATTAGCAAACAGTAgcctttttacacatccagcagacacggaACAacgttagcattcatttggagatgCGTTTCTGATGATCTgctgaatgtaagtccaatatttactttccttttagctctggtttggtctccaccagctcctgagaaaACATGTCAGGGTCTTTATGTTCACAgttgatgaaataaataaaaccatcacGTGACAAGTGCAGATTATGGAGGCAAAAGCGTGAGAGGATAAAAAGctttgcagagctgcagagttggatgatAAGTCCATTCAGATTATATGTATTAATTTGGTTTATTGTTAATATgataaatattgattagagctttaacatttattaagtggcagaggaagaaaacaatattttggGGATTTTCTACCTTTTTACACCCATCTAAACTGAAAACAGGTGTTAGCAACACcaatacaaatgtaaaacagatAATTCCAGCTGTATTTTATGACACAAATGTAATATATACAATGTAATCATATATAGTGTTTGCACTTGATGCACTGAAACAGACCTGCTGGCATAGGCACAAATGTTGTCGACCAGCGGGCAATTCTTCAGCATGGCCTCCACCTTTCCCAGGGAGACGTACTCTCCTGCCTGGAGCTTCACCAAGTCTTTCTTACGATCTGGAACCACAGGGGAGACAGCTGTTGTAACAACATGTGGGTGTCCATGTGCACTTCTATAAGTGTAGatagtgtgtgtacagtatatcttcAAAAGAAGGGAGGATGCTGGGGGAAAGACTGAACTGTGTATATCTGACCAGTGTACACAAAAAGGCAAAAGTTGGGTTGTTCTGGCTGACTAAAGTAAACAAGACATTGTAGTAATTCTGGGAAGTGAAGTAAAATCTGATTTGTTAAAAGGCTCCTGCCAGACTGATGGATGGTAGTGGAGCAGAGGGATTGTGGGTTGTCTGGGAGAAATCCAAGAATGTGGGgcaaaatgttgatatttgagCTTTTGATGCAGTAGTATCCAAACCAGGATAGATTACCCAAAGTGGAAATCTGCGTCTCACCCACTtctccttcatccctccatccacgTCTCCTCACCAATTATCTTGAGGCACCCGTCCTCGTGAAACTCCCCGATGTCCCCTGTACAGAACCATCGCTGGCCGTTCTCATCGACAAAGAAATCTTCTTGGTTTTTAGCCTCGTTCTTGTAGTATCCCATGGTTACGTTGGGTCCACCAATCAGAATCTCTCCTCGAGGATGCGGCTTGTCTGTGCTACGATAACCACCTGAAAGCAGAGTTTTAACATCAGTCCATTGCAAGTaaaaaactgcaataaaaaaacCTTTCCTTCTCCTTCCACATCATTTTGCGGCGATAAAAACTTGACAGCATGTTTACTTTAAATTCTATTTCTGCTCTGGAAGCCAAGCAAGCAATAAACTCAACTTGATAAGTATCAAGATTTAACAGAGtgtaatgaaaatgaatcatgGTCCCTTACGTAAAAAGATGGAGTACAGGAATGGAGAGAAAAGTGGTTTGCTTTCCTTAAAAGGTTACGGACCGGCTACAGATATCACTCCTTTAATGACGACATTCTCACTAGCCtggaaaatgttgaaaatattgGCGGATGGACTGGTAAactcaaaaaagtgtttatgtgtgtgtgtgctctgtgcaTGAGatgtaagaaagaaagaagagcaaCAAGAACTGATGTATGTCCACGTGACTCTGTGTATCATTTTATCATGCAGTCTATGTGTGTATGGCTCCTCTCCCAGTCTCACTCACCCTCCACCCAGTCTTTGAGCTTGATCTCACAGCAAACCAGCGGCCCTCCCACTCTCCCAGTGCTGTAATCCCACACTGgaacagacaacacacacacatacacgatCAGAAAGCACACTAGCATCAAGGCATGAAATTTATTACCATAGCAACACGACCCCACTTGCTCCCTCGCCATGGAA is a window from the Thunnus thynnus chromosome 7, fThuThy2.1, whole genome shotgun sequence genome containing:
- the kcne4 gene encoding potassium voltage-gated channel subfamily E member 4, producing MERLENSTEPSKRLFLHTQSAAGSQADKSDGNAYLYILIVMSFYGVFLCGIMLGYFRSKRREKRRINIFTRLVHEEEQREWGALPKKHSLTFPATASGLCSVQVSLPFCGNQDNHFGHLHYEGALHSPLACALCTEQSSISSLCSSADTRTAIEEEESDSGTAEGPEENLKGGSENSGDDSG